From Chryseobacterium camelliae:
GGTCCGGAGTATTTTTACCCATATAAAATTCCAGCAGCTGGTCGATGGTCTGGTCTTTTCCTAAGACAACAGGTTCCAGCCGGATATCTTTTCCGATGAAGTGCTTGAATTCGTCAGGCGAAATCTCTCCCAGTCCTTTGAACCGTGTAATCTCAGGATTCTTGCCCAGTTCATTGAGAGCCTTGATGCGTTCAGCCTCTGTGTAGCAGTACCGCGTTTCCTTTTTATTCCTCACCCGGAACAGTGGGGTCTGCAGGATGTAAAGGTGGCCGTTCTTAATCAGGTCAGGAAAGAACTGAAGGAAGAATGTGATCATCAGGAGGCGTATATGCATCCCGTCCACATCGGCATCGGTAGCAATGATTACCTGGTTGTACCGGAGATCTTCAAGGCTCTCCTCAATATTGAGTGCGGCCTGAAGCAGGTTAAACTCTTCATTTTCATACACTACTTTCTTGGTCAGTCCGTAGCAGTTAAGCGGTTTTCCTTTCAATGAGAATACCGCCTGGGTTTCCACATCCCTGGATTTGGTGATAGATCCTGAAGCAGAATCGCCCTCAGTAATAAAAATCTGGGTATCCCCTTTTCTTTCAGCTTTCTGATCGTTATAGTGCTGCCTGCAGTCGCGGAGCTTCTTGTTGTGCAGCGAAACTTTTTTAGCCCTTTCCCTCGCCAGTTTCTGGATTCCGGAAAGCTCCTTCCTTTCTCTTTCGGAGATCAGGATCTTTCTTTGGATGGCTTCAGCGACCTCAGGGTTTCTGTGCAGGAAATTATCCAGTTTGCTTTTCAGGAAATCGATTACAAATGTCCTTACGGTAGGACCATTGGGGCCCATATCATTGGAACCGAGCTTGGTTTTGGTCTGAGACTCGAATACCGGTTCTTCCACATTGATGGAAATAGCTGCAATAATGGATTTACGGATATCCGAAGCATCGAAATTTTTATTGAAAAATTCCCGTATGGTCTTTACATAGGCTTCCCGGAAGGCATTCAGGTGCGTCCCTCCCTGAGTGGTATTCTGTCCGTTCACAAAAGAAAAATAGGTTTCCGTCTGGGATTTATCAGAATGGGTAATGGCCAGCTCTATGTCCTCATCCTTCAGGTGGACGATAGGATAAAGGATATCGCTTTCCAGCTCCTCTTCCAGCAGGTCCTTCAGTCCGTTTTCAGAAAAATAGGTTTCCCCGTTAAAGATAATCTTCAGTCCGGGATTAAGGTATGCATAATTGCGCAGCATCCTTTCGATATATTCTTTCCTGAATTTGAAATGAAGGAATATTCCCGAATCCGGAACGAAAGAAATTTCAGTTCCGTTACGGTCGGAAGAGTCTTTTTCCTCATGGTTTTCCACGATCATGCCGCGGGAGAACTCAGCAGCTTTCATCCTGCCATCCCGGAACGATCTTACGCGGAAGTACTCGGAAAGGGCATTTACAGCCTTTGTACCTACCCCGTTAAGCCCTACAGATTTTTTGAAAGCTTTACTGTCATACTTCCCTCCGGTATTCATTTTGGAAACGGCATCTACCACTTTACCCAATGGAATTCCACGGCCAAAGTCGCGTATGCTTACTTTTCCTTCATCCACTTTTATTTCAATTCTTTTTCCCGCTTTCATCCTGAACTCATCAATAGAGTTATCCAGAATTTCTTTCAGGAGGATATAGATCCCGTCGTCGGCAGAAGACCCGTCGCCCAGCTTACCGATGTACATACCGGGACGCAGGCGGATGTGTTCCTGCCAGTCCAGGGTTCTGATATTATCTTCGGAATAAATAGGATTAGTTTGTTGTGACATATGTTATTTAGAGAACACACAAAGATACGAAATTAAAGAAAATGATGCCAGTTTTCCATTGCATTTTCGCCAATTTTAACCGATTTTTTATTGCATATATCCTATATGAATATTACATTTACATTATTCACTTTATTGCACTTAATCAGCAATTTCATTATGTAAATAACTAAAAGTAAAATAATATATTTTTGATTTACCCATAATACCCGACAAAAAATGAAAACATAATACAGACCCACCATTATAAAACTAACCACCAAAACTCAAATTTTATGAAAACAAAACTACAGGCCTGCATCATTGGCGAACAAGATGGCGGCGAGTATATCGCCCGGTTGCTTAGAAATGAGTATCCTGAATTCGAGATTGTCTTCCAGAATGGAAAGCTGGACCGTGCTTCAGACTATCCTTTAAAACACTTCCCGGACCTGTTTTTTCTGGAGACACGGCTAATGAGTGACCCTTCAGAGATCTTCAGGAATCTGAGGGAACATCTTTCCCGTCTCATCTTCATTACGGATTCTGAAAAATCGGCCATCAAAGCCATTAAAACCGGAGTCTGCAGCTGCCTGATGAAGCCGGTTAAAGACCTGGAATTTGTCATCAGCGTCAACAAAGCCATAGAAAATATCCGAACCAACCGGACTTTAACGCGTACTTCATCCCGAAACAAAATCAATCTTCCTACCCT
This genomic window contains:
- a CDS encoding LytR/AlgR family response regulator transcription factor, with the protein product MKTKLQACIIGEQDGGEYIARLLRNEYPEFEIVFQNGKLDRASDYPLKHFPDLFFLETRLMSDPSEIFRNLREHLSRLIFITDSEKSAIKAIKTGVCSCLMKPVKDLEFVISVNKAIENIRTNRTLTRTSSRNKINLPTLQGFKRVAVDEIIRCEADSNYTFIYLSDKSRIVVCRTLYDFEKSFSEHRFFRIHHKHLINLDHLKEYIKGKGGQVVMTDNSVLDVSVRKKYDFLHTFL
- a CDS encoding DNA topoisomerase IV subunit B, yielding MSQQTNPIYSEDNIRTLDWQEHIRLRPGMYIGKLGDGSSADDGIYILLKEILDNSIDEFRMKAGKRIEIKVDEGKVSIRDFGRGIPLGKVVDAVSKMNTGGKYDSKAFKKSVGLNGVGTKAVNALSEYFRVRSFRDGRMKAAEFSRGMIVENHEEKDSSDRNGTEISFVPDSGIFLHFKFRKEYIERMLRNYAYLNPGLKIIFNGETYFSENGLKDLLEEELESDILYPIVHLKDEDIELAITHSDKSQTETYFSFVNGQNTTQGGTHLNAFREAYVKTIREFFNKNFDASDIRKSIIAAISINVEEPVFESQTKTKLGSNDMGPNGPTVRTFVIDFLKSKLDNFLHRNPEVAEAIQRKILISERERKELSGIQKLARERAKKVSLHNKKLRDCRQHYNDQKAERKGDTQIFITEGDSASGSITKSRDVETQAVFSLKGKPLNCYGLTKKVVYENEEFNLLQAALNIEESLEDLRYNQVIIATDADVDGMHIRLLMITFFLQFFPDLIKNGHLYILQTPLFRVRNKKETRYCYTEAERIKALNELGKNPEITRFKGLGEISPDEFKHFIGKDIRLEPVVLGKDQTIDQLLEFYMGKNTPDRQTFILENLVVEDPDIDKKEVLQETQNG